The DNA sequence GCAAGTACCCGACCTCGGCTCTCAATGAGGGCCCCTGCTTCCAGCAATCACGTTCGAAGATTCGCGCCACCCCGTTGGCTCGAAGGAGTCCGAGCAGGACGCGGATGGTCGTCGTCTTTCCGGATCCGTTCGGCCCGAGGAAACCAAAAAGCTCGCCCTCGGCAACTTGGATGGAAAGATCTTCCACGCCGCGGCGGCGGCCGTAGGTCTTGGTCAGATGTTGGATGACGATTGCGGGCACGAGAGGATTTTCGCCGACTGGGCGGGCAGGGCAATCCAATCGGTTGGATCGGCCACTCGTCGTGCTGCGGAAGACGATTTTCCCGCGAATCTCGTATCGACCGGCCGAGTGCCAGCAGTGATTCTCTTGTCCCGCCTCGTTCCTCAGCAGCCGCCCGTAATCGCCGCGTTCTTTATTCGTGCCGGAGCGCGTCGATGGGATGGATAATCGCGGCCTTGAACGCAGGCACGATGCCGAAAAATATGCCCACCCCGGCAGAGAATCCCAGCGCGAGCGCGACCGACCAGAGGGGAATGTCGACGTCGACCATCTCAGGGTGCAGGGAGGCGAAGTAACCAATGGCATACCCCAGCAGGATGCCGATCAGCCCACCGACAGTGCTGAGCACGACGGCCTCGGTGAGAAACTGGGAAAGAATGTCTCTCCGCCTGGCGCCCACGCTCTTGCGCAGTCCGATCTCCCGCGTCCGTTCGGCCACGGATACGAGCATCACGTTCATGATGCCGATGCCGCCGACCAGCAGGGATATACTCACGATTCCCGCAAGTACGCTGGTGGCAATGACGCGGACCTTCTGGAACTGCTGCAGTACCTGGTCCTGCTTGAACATGCCGAAGTCATCCGGCTGGCCCGGGCGCAAATCGTGGCGCTGGCGGAGTACGCGGCGGATCTGCCCTTCCGCCTCGGCGATCTGGTCCTCGCCGTTTGCTTCGACGTAAAAAGCAAGATATTTGCGGGCCTCGGGGTACATCTTGATACCCACGGTCCAGGGGATGATCAGGAGCTCGTCCTGGTTCTCTCCCATGAAACTGCCCTTGGATTCCAGAAGTCCCACGACGCGGAATCGCTGCCCGTCGATGTGAACATAGTCATCGACGATGGACTCGTCGGCCTCGAGTTTTCGCAATATTTCCCGTCCGACGACGCAAACCTGCGCCGCGCTCTCGATATCCACCACGCTCAGAAACCGTCCGGTATCGACATAGAAATTGCGAATGGGCTGGAATTGCTCATTGGAGGCGACAAGCTGGACGCCGTCGAGACGCTGGCGACCGTACTCGATCGAAACGCGGGGCGTGAAGCGCGGCGCAGTGCGGCGGATTCCGGGACATTCAGCATCGACGGCGCGGATGTCTTCAATGTCCATTTCGGCGCGCTTGAGAAACTGGCCGCGGGAATCGCGAATCCACTCGGGGTAGACGACGAGCAGATTCGTGCCGAGACCGCGGAGAAAGTCCGTGAAGTAGTTGCCGAATCCCTGGACGAAGGAGACGACGGTGATGATCGAGGTGACGGCGATGATGATGCCCAGCACCGTGAGCAGAGAGCGGATCTTGTTCGCCCAGATCTGCACGAGCGCCGTGGCGACGTTACCAAAGAAGGCGGCTGCCTGATTGGGAAGAAAGAACACGAAGCGGAATAGAACGCGGAGCAGTTTCATGGTGTGCCCACTGCCTCGGTACTTGGAGATGGAGCGGCACAGACCACGTCGCGGGCCGCCGCGGCCGTGGGGCTTTGGCTCAGTGTGTCTTCGATGATCCTCCCGTCCATCAGACGGATCACACGCCGGCAGTGCCGGGCGATGTGGTCCTCGTGGGTGACGATCACGATGGTCTGCCCTTCGGCGTGCAGGCGATCGAATATGCCCATGATTTCATCGCCCGTGGCGCTGTCCAGGTTTCCGGTCGGCTCGTCCGCCAGGATGATATCCGGCTGCTGGGCAAGGGCCCGGGCGATGGCCACGCGCTGCTTCTGCCCGCCGGAAAGCTGGTTGGGCCGATGATGAGCACGATCGAGCAGGCCGACGCGGGACAGCGCCTCGGTTGCCCGCTGGCGCCGGCGCGGCGTGTGGCTGTAGGTAAGGGGAAGTTCCACGTTCTTCTGCGCCGTGGTGCGCGGCAGGAGTTCAAACGACTGGAAGACAAATCCGATCTGCCGACCGCGAATACTCGCCAGCTTCGACTGCGAGACGCGCGCCACGTCCTGCCCCCGAAGCAGGTAGGCGCCCTCGGTGGGTACATCCAGCAACCCGAGGATGTTCAGCAACGTGCTCTTGCCCGATCCGGAGGCGCCCATGATCGCCACGTATTCATTCCGCTCGATGGATACCGAGACCCCGCGCAGGGCGTGCACGAGTTCCGTTCCCACGCGGTAGATCTTGTGGACATCTCTCAGCTCGATCACCGGACAGTTGCCGTGTGTTTCTTCGGAATGGGGGCGGAACCATCTCATGATTCGCTCTTCGCCAGGGTCTCTCCGCTCTTGGGAGCGGGTTCATCCTTCGTCGAGTCCTTTTTGCTAACTGTCGGTTCGCTATTCCCGGGTATCTCGATCTTCGAGCCGTCCTTGAGCTGGTCGAGGCTGCGGAAGGGCCCGGTGACCAGCCGATCGCCGGGCGTGATGCCGTGCAGGATCTCGACGGCCGAGGAGTCGCTGATCCCCGTCTCCACAAGGCTGGGGTGCACGCGGTCGCCCTCGGTCAGGAAGATCACGGGGATGTACTCAGCGAGCCTTGGCTGATCCACGGCGGTGCGGGAGCGGAGCATCTCTTCGTACTCGCTCAGGATGGACTCGGGCAGGTCGCGGCGCTTGCGGTGCACGACGGCCTGGACGGGGATGACCAGAGCGTCGTCGCTACGGGCGACTTCGATTTCGACATTGGCCGTCATTCCCGGGCG is a window from the Phycisphaerae bacterium genome containing:
- a CDS encoding ABC transporter permease; amino-acid sequence: MKLLRVLFRFVFFLPNQAAAFFGNVATALVQIWANKIRSLLTVLGIIIAVTSIITVVSFVQGFGNYFTDFLRGLGTNLLVVYPEWIRDSRGQFLKRAEMDIEDIRAVDAECPGIRRTAPRFTPRVSIEYGRQRLDGVQLVASNEQFQPIRNFYVDTGRFLSVVDIESAAQVCVVGREILRKLEADESIVDDYVHIDGQRFRVVGLLESKGSFMGENQDELLIIPWTVGIKMYPEARKYLAFYVEANGEDQIAEAEGQIRRVLRQRHDLRPGQPDDFGMFKQDQVLQQFQKVRVIATSVLAGIVSISLLVGGIGIMNVMLVSVAERTREIGLRKSVGARRRDILSQFLTEAVVLSTVGGLIGILLGYAIGYFASLHPEMVDVDIPLWSVALALGFSAGVGIFFGIVPAFKAAIIHPIDALRHE
- a CDS encoding ABC transporter ATP-binding protein — encoded protein: MIELRDVHKIYRVGTELVHALRGVSVSIERNEYVAIMGASGSGKSTLLNILGLLDVPTEGAYLLRGQDVARVSQSKLASIRGRQIGFVFQSFELLPRTTAQKNVELPLTYSHTPRRRQRATEALSRVGLLDRAHHRPNQLSGGQKQRVAIARALAQQPDIILADEPTGNLDSATGDEIMGIFDRLHAEGQTIVIVTHEDHIARHCRRVIRLMDGRIIEDTLSQSPTAAAARDVVCAAPSPSTEAVGTP